One Rubripirellula amarantea DNA segment encodes these proteins:
- a CDS encoding TIGR00341 family protein, whose amino-acid sequence MSLRLIEIIVSGESAAAINGLPSVEHVLGRWDTELGDGQRMVRILVNSDKAEAMLDDLEGRFSTQPGFRVMLLPVEATLPRPSDSATDKTKNNARLQSRISREEIYNDVTQGANVSRVYLAQVVIATVVAAVGLMRDDNAVIIGAMVIAPLLGPNMSLCLATTLGDTKLAIESLKANAVGLAVALCVSLVVGLLFTYDTDIPSIRSRTNVSGGDILLALASGCAGVLAFTSGAPSALIGVMVAVALLPPFVVFGLLLASGDYVAARGALMLVSTNVICVNLSGVLTFVVQGLRPRTWWEAERAKKGTRIAVLTWLALLLVLAVLIYNGTDV is encoded by the coding sequence ATGTCACTGCGTTTGATTGAGATCATTGTTTCGGGCGAGTCTGCTGCAGCGATTAACGGCTTGCCGAGCGTTGAGCACGTCCTAGGACGTTGGGACACGGAGTTGGGCGACGGACAGCGAATGGTGCGGATTCTTGTCAATTCCGATAAAGCCGAAGCCATGTTGGACGATCTCGAAGGTCGTTTCTCGACCCAACCTGGCTTTCGTGTCATGCTATTACCGGTTGAGGCAACGCTTCCGCGCCCAAGTGATTCGGCGACTGATAAGACGAAGAATAACGCGAGGTTGCAATCACGAATCAGTCGCGAAGAAATCTACAATGACGTTACCCAGGGAGCGAACGTTTCGCGAGTTTACCTCGCGCAAGTTGTAATCGCTACGGTTGTCGCAGCGGTGGGTTTGATGCGGGACGATAACGCCGTGATCATCGGTGCGATGGTGATCGCGCCTCTTTTAGGTCCTAACATGTCGCTGTGTCTAGCCACCACGCTGGGCGATACCAAGCTCGCCATCGAATCACTGAAGGCGAACGCAGTTGGTTTGGCGGTCGCACTCTGCGTTTCTTTGGTTGTCGGATTGCTGTTTACCTATGACACTGACATACCGTCGATCAGGTCAAGGACGAATGTATCGGGTGGCGACATCCTGCTGGCCTTGGCTTCCGGTTGTGCCGGAGTGCTGGCCTTCACGAGCGGAGCACCATCGGCATTAATTGGCGTGATGGTAGCGGTAGCACTGCTGCCCCCCTTCGTCGTCTTTGGGTTGTTACTTGCATCCGGCGACTACGTGGCTGCACGTGGGGCTTTGATGCTGGTATCCACCAACGTCATTTGTGTCAATCTTTCGGGTGTGCTTACCTTCGTGGTTCAAGGACTTCGGCCGCGTACTTGGTGGGAAGCCGAGCGTGCCAAAAAGGGAACGCGAATTGCCGTATTGACGTGGTTGGCGTTGTTGCTAGTCCTAGCCGTCTTAATTTACAACGGTACCGACGTTTGA
- a CDS encoding ABC1 kinase family protein: MDLIDVPQLVRNADRFREVVAILAKHGLADWLSSVPMPWLDRFRRSSTEAPDKALTTEQRIRVALTELGATFIKLGQVLSTRPDLVGQRLADELAQLRANTPEDDANAVIAMIESELGGTMDQLFAEFETKALASASIGQVHRATTHDGDKVVVKVQHPGIERRIVNDLEIMIRLAQIAEDQSERLRQYRPVKTTHEFRRTLMRELDFGRELRNMQTFRRNFDECSDIRFARPYPELSSRRVLTMECFEGISVSEKSQLVATGLDLDEIARRGANLFIEMIFRDGFYHADPHPGNLMVLVDKSPMIPDASDATRITDRLKPDALLGVLDCGMVGRIDDRLRDDLELALIAATAQDSAKIAEVVARIGEVPGDFDEAALHGSIKELLDEYAYQSLREFDLSGCLHQIVQIIREHHIYLPAKVAMLLKVLVMLEGTSQQLSPSFSLAEIIEPYGQQAMLRRFSPRRLYKRIRSNVDDWEHLMGILPKDAADILHNLKRGKFDVHLQHRRLEPVVNRLVMGILTAALFVGSASLCSNEVPPTIYGYSVPGFVGCAVAIVMGYRISRSIRQCPTSDR, translated from the coding sequence ATGGACCTCATTGACGTTCCTCAACTTGTTCGAAATGCAGATCGGTTTCGTGAGGTTGTCGCGATTCTCGCCAAACACGGATTGGCGGACTGGTTGTCGAGCGTGCCAATGCCTTGGCTTGATCGGTTTCGACGCAGTTCGACCGAAGCCCCTGACAAAGCTCTCACCACTGAACAACGAATCCGGGTAGCACTTACCGAACTAGGTGCCACCTTCATAAAGCTCGGCCAGGTTTTGAGCACGCGGCCAGACTTGGTTGGGCAGCGTCTAGCGGATGAACTGGCTCAACTGCGAGCGAACACCCCCGAGGACGATGCCAACGCAGTGATTGCAATGATCGAGTCCGAACTTGGTGGAACCATGGACCAATTGTTTGCCGAATTCGAGACCAAGGCACTAGCTTCTGCATCGATCGGTCAAGTCCACCGGGCAACGACTCACGACGGGGACAAAGTCGTTGTAAAGGTCCAACACCCTGGGATTGAGCGGCGAATCGTCAATGATTTGGAAATCATGATCAGGTTGGCTCAAATCGCAGAGGATCAATCCGAGCGACTTCGACAATACCGCCCCGTCAAAACGACGCACGAGTTTAGACGAACTTTGATGCGTGAACTCGACTTCGGTCGCGAATTGCGGAACATGCAAACCTTCCGTCGCAACTTTGATGAGTGTAGCGACATTCGGTTTGCTCGGCCGTATCCAGAACTTAGCTCGCGTCGAGTCTTGACGATGGAGTGTTTCGAAGGCATCAGTGTTTCCGAGAAGTCGCAACTCGTCGCTACAGGATTAGATCTCGATGAGATTGCGCGTCGCGGTGCCAATCTGTTCATTGAAATGATATTCAGAGACGGCTTCTATCACGCCGATCCACACCCGGGCAATCTGATGGTGTTGGTTGATAAAAGCCCAATGATCCCCGACGCTTCCGACGCGACACGCATAACGGATCGCTTAAAGCCCGACGCTCTTTTAGGAGTACTTGACTGCGGGATGGTCGGGCGTATCGACGATCGTTTGCGCGACGACCTCGAACTCGCACTAATCGCAGCCACCGCCCAGGACTCAGCCAAGATTGCTGAGGTCGTGGCAAGAATCGGCGAAGTTCCCGGCGACTTTGACGAAGCCGCGCTTCATGGATCGATCAAAGAATTGCTAGATGAATACGCTTATCAATCGCTCCGCGAATTTGACTTAAGCGGATGTCTTCACCAAATCGTCCAGATCATCCGAGAACATCACATCTATTTACCCGCCAAAGTTGCCATGTTGCTGAAAGTATTGGTGATGCTTGAAGGAACCTCGCAGCAGCTCAGCCCAAGCTTTAGCCTCGCTGAAATCATTGAACCCTACGGCCAACAAGCAATGCTGCGTCGCTTCTCACCGCGACGTCTGTACAAGCGGATAAGGTCAAACGTCGATGACTGGGAACACTTGATGGGGATACTGCCCAAGGATGCCGCCGACATTCTGCACAATTTGAAACGAGGAAAGTTCGACGTTCACCTTCAACACCGCCGTCTTGAACCAGTAGTCAATCGCCTCGTCATGGGTATTCTTACCGCGGCTTTATTCGTCGGTTCAGCTTCGCTTTGCAGCAATGAAGTTCCACCAACGATCTATGGATACTCAGTCCCTGGATTTGTCGGTTGCGCAGTCGCTATCGTGATGGGATACCGCATCTCACGATCAATCCGACAATGCCCAACATCGGATAGGTAG